The following nucleotide sequence is from Mycobacterium sp. JS623.
GTATTCGGGTGCTCCGCACAATCCGCAGGGAATTCCAGAGCGGGCGCAAGAGGGGCAAATCGGCCGTCCGGCTTGCGAAAGACTCCAAACAGCTCCGCACGGCAGGGCCGGAGGGTGGTGCCGCGGCGGGACGTGCGTCGTGACTGCTGATTCCGCAGCGGCCCGACGTGTTGTGCGGGCGCCCTTCGAAAGGGCGATGGGTCGATGACGTCACTGGACACCGTGATTGCCGACGCTTCTGATCTCCAAGCGCCATCGGAACGTCATCGGGAAGCCGGCCCTTTCTCACGCAGGCGAGGCCAGAGGAGCTCACTGCCGACTTCACTGCTACTGGTCGCTCTTGGAATCTTCCTCGTTGCATACGGCTATGCGCGTGGCCGCGAGGAGATCGGGTTTGCGTCACCGCTGTACTGGACAGGGCAATTCTTACTGTTCGCTGTCGTCGTCTACCGCGTGATGGCCCCATCCACGAAGCAGCACGAGCGTGACGTGCTCGTTTTCGTGTATGCGGCCGCCCAGTCGTTTATTCGATGGACCTACAGCCCGCACATGTTCACGTTCATCGACGAACTACAGCACTATCGGGCCCTTCGGAACGTCCTTGACTCCGGCCATCTGTTCAACGACAACTACAGCTTGCCGGTGAGCGGCCACTACCCAGGGCTGGAGAATATTGCAGCCCAACTGGTACAGACGGCCAGCATTCACCCGTTCGCCGCCGGTGTAGCGGTAGCGACGTTGACACATCTCCTGTCGACAGGGTGCATTCTGCTGCTGTTCCGAGAGCTGTCCAGGTCGAACTACGTCGCCTCGATTGGCACGCTGATCTATCTGCTGAATCCGCATGCGTCGTTCTTCAACACGTCGTTTCTGTACGAGGCGCCGGCCCTGCCGTTCGCCATCCTCGCGGTTCTTTTCGCGATCCGCTTCGCCACGCGCACCGAACACCGCCCGCTGAACTATTGGGCTGTGCTGGTCAGCACCGCACTCGTGGTGATGACTCACCATGTCACGGCCTTGTCCACGGCCGCGCTCCTGGGGGCGGTATCGATCGTCGCTGTCATTCTTCCGTGGACACGTAGCCTGGCCCCCGCGTTGGCGATATGCGCGGTCAGCTCGGCGCTTGTTGTGGCGGTCTGGATCTTCGGGGTTGCTCCGGTCACCATCGAATATCTAGGTACTCCCGTCCGCGATCTGGTGCAAAACATCGGAGCGTTCCTTACCGGCAAGGCCCCGTTGATATTGCCCGGGCCGCCCACCCCTTTGATCGATCGGTTGCTCGGTCCGTTCGGGGTGCTGGTTACGTTGATGCTGGCGCTGAACAATCTCCGCCGCGCCAAAACGCTCCGACCCCTCGAGGAATGCTGGACATGGTTGGCGCTGTGTCTCTACGGTTCTGCGAGTTTGATTCGGGTGCTGGTCAGCAATGGGTCGGAGTTGGCCGGGCGGCTCCTCACGTACGCCGCGATCTTCTCCGCCTTGGTGGTCGGCACTGTGTTGACACGGATCGTGTCGACGGCATTCCAGGGCGCACCGCCAGGCACCTCCCGATTCCGGCAGGTGATCACCGCAACCGGGATAAGGCGCCTGATCACCGCCACTGCCCCGGGCCGTATGGCAGTCGCCACACTGATCGCCTGCGTGCTACTCGCCAGCTCGATAATGACCAGCTTGCCGGCCTGGTATCAGCGTGTGCCCGGTGGATTCTGGATTGAGGGATTTGCCGGAGGAATCGACAACGTCGGTGTCAGCAGGGCGCAGTGGGCAGACAAATACGTGCGGGGCGGTATCAGGTATACCGGTGACATCGCGTCGATGTGGCTGCTTTCCACGGTTGCCAAGATGGATCCCGTGAAGAGTCCGGGAACAATCTATTACTCGGAACCGTCAAACCGATTCACAGCTCAGGAAATAGACCACATAAAGCAGTCGGCAATAATAATGGTGGACGTCGATATGAGGATGTCGCAGGATATGCCAATCGGTGAACGTTACTTCATCACGGACGTAAACGGCGGCAAGTTGAGGAAGCCGATCGACGTCGAACGGCTGGAAAAATTCGACGGGATTCCCGGGCTGTCGCGAGTATATGACTCGGGACTAGCGCGGATGTACGACCTACGCGGTGGACGGAATGCGCCGTATGCGCGGTAAATTCACACAACTCGACGGGTTCGCAGCAGCCGCAGTCATCTCGTTTGGGTTCGCGCTGCCGTGGGCTCCAGTGGCTGTCTCTTCCCCTGCGGCAGTGGTGTTGTGCTTCGTACTCGTCGGTGTGATTTGGGCGGCGGTGATTACGCCCCTGACTCCCAACCGTTCAGTGGTGACGATACTTGTCGCGATTACGAGTTGCGCGCTCGGCTGGGCGATCGTCGGCGGATTATTGTTGAATTTCCTCCCTTCCGGCCTGAACCGGACGAATTGGCTGGTATATGCGGTCATCGTCTGCATCGCCGGATATTTGATCGCCCGCTTCCGCGGTAATCAGGAAGTATTCAGTTGGCGGCATATCGAGTTTGGGGCGCCGACCTGGCGCACGGTTTTGAAACTCGGCGCCACCGCGGCTTTGCTGATCGCGGCCGTGTTGGTTTCGGTGTTCAGCAACATCGCGAAGGATCGTGAGTTCACTGAGCTGTGGCTGGTGCCGAATAATCCGGCGGGTGCCCAGGTCAAGGTGTTGGAGTCCAACTCCCCGACCCGCGCGATTGACGCGACGGTCGGCGTTAAAAACCAGGAAGGGGAGTCGAGGCGCTACACGCTCGTCTTCGACAGCGGGGCAAACGTCACCACCACAAATTTCACGCTTGGCCCCGAGGAAGAAATGACCAAGGTCGTACCTATCGACGGAGACGAAGCGTCCGCCGCGCTGTATCTCGGTGACCAGACGCAGGGCGATCCGTATCGGAAGGTGTGGGTTGCCCGGCGTTAAAGCGGCGGGGGCGAAACTGCGCCAGTCGCTGCGCGGTGGCGACCCGGCCGCGGATTCAGGGGTGAAATCGGGTGGCCATCTAGTGGTCCGCATCGCGATCGCATTGTGCAGCACCACGGCTATTACGGCTGGTCTCGGATTTCTGTTCTGGGCCGTCGCGGCACGGCTGGCCACCGCGGATGTCATCGGTCGTTCGGCCGCCGTGATCTCCACCATCGAGTTCATCGCGGTGTTCGCCACCCTGGGCCTGCATACCCTACTGAT
It contains:
- a CDS encoding PMT family glycosyltransferase 4-amino-4-deoxy-L-arabinose transferase; this encodes MTSLDTVIADASDLQAPSERHREAGPFSRRRGQRSSLPTSLLLVALGIFLVAYGYARGREEIGFASPLYWTGQFLLFAVVVYRVMAPSTKQHERDVLVFVYAAAQSFIRWTYSPHMFTFIDELQHYRALRNVLDSGHLFNDNYSLPVSGHYPGLENIAAQLVQTASIHPFAAGVAVATLTHLLSTGCILLLFRELSRSNYVASIGTLIYLLNPHASFFNTSFLYEAPALPFAILAVLFAIRFATRTEHRPLNYWAVLVSTALVVMTHHVTALSTAALLGAVSIVAVILPWTRSLAPALAICAVSSALVVAVWIFGVAPVTIEYLGTPVRDLVQNIGAFLTGKAPLILPGPPTPLIDRLLGPFGVLVTLMLALNNLRRAKTLRPLEECWTWLALCLYGSASLIRVLVSNGSELAGRLLTYAAIFSALVVGTVLTRIVSTAFQGAPPGTSRFRQVITATGIRRLITATAPGRMAVATLIACVLLASSIMTSLPAWYQRVPGGFWIEGFAGGIDNVGVSRAQWADKYVRGGIRYTGDIASMWLLSTVAKMDPVKSPGTIYYSEPSNRFTAQEIDHIKQSAIIMVDVDMRMSQDMPIGERYFITDVNGGKLRKPIDVERLEKFDGIPGLSRVYDSGLARMYDLRGGRNAPYAR